The following coding sequences lie in one Sporocytophaga myxococcoides DSM 11118 genomic window:
- a CDS encoding methyltransferase gives MNFFKTDSKRAIEAISEAQKIAFAPVIFQAVRCLRELGILEYVSKKGQAGAKLEDIAADLDLSVYGARVLLEGGLGIGVLFLKEDESYVITKVGHFILYDEITNVNFNFIQDVCYQGLNDLKDSIKNGKPEGLKVFGNWPTIYEGLSKLPSKAKTSWFEFDHYYSDQAFDSVLPHIFKHKPARIYDIGGNTGKFSLKCVKYDKDVQMTIIDLPGQLAMAQENIAKEGFSERIKGHHVNLLDASQSLPKGADAVWMSQFLDCFSEEEIISILKRCVEAIDDNGAIYILETYWDRQKFEASAFSLQMTSLYFTAMANGNSQMYHSKNLIQCVHAAGLYVEEDIDNIGVSHTLFRCKKRK, from the coding sequence ATGAATTTTTTTAAAACCGATTCAAAACGAGCAATCGAAGCTATTTCAGAAGCCCAGAAAATAGCATTTGCGCCAGTTATTTTTCAGGCAGTCAGATGTTTAAGAGAGTTAGGGATTCTGGAGTACGTTTCAAAAAAAGGCCAGGCTGGAGCTAAGCTTGAAGATATAGCAGCCGATCTTGATTTATCGGTTTATGGTGCAAGAGTATTATTGGAAGGTGGATTGGGAATAGGTGTTCTGTTTTTGAAAGAAGATGAATCTTATGTAATTACCAAAGTAGGACATTTCATTTTGTATGATGAGATTACAAATGTAAACTTCAATTTTATACAGGATGTCTGCTATCAGGGTTTAAATGATCTTAAAGATTCTATTAAAAACGGAAAACCTGAAGGATTAAAAGTTTTCGGAAACTGGCCAACTATCTATGAAGGTCTTTCAAAGCTACCTTCAAAGGCAAAAACAAGTTGGTTCGAGTTTGATCATTATTATTCAGATCAGGCATTCGACAGTGTTTTACCTCATATTTTTAAGCATAAGCCTGCTCGTATATATGATATCGGAGGAAATACCGGCAAGTTTTCGTTAAAATGTGTGAAATATGACAAAGATGTTCAAATGACCATTATTGATTTGCCCGGACAACTGGCAATGGCTCAGGAAAATATTGCAAAAGAAGGGTTTTCAGAGAGAATAAAAGGACACCATGTAAACCTACTGGATGCATCTCAAAGCTTACCTAAAGGAGCTGATGCTGTTTGGATGAGTCAGTTTCTGGATTGCTTTTCAGAGGAGGAAATAATTTCCATACTCAAAAGATGTGTAGAAGCCATTGACGACAACGGTGCAATATACATTTTGGAAACTTATTGGGATAGACAAAAATTTGAGGCATCAGCTTTTAGTCTTCAGATGACATCTTTATATTTTACTGCCATGGCCAATGGAAACAGCCAGATGTACCACTCCAAAAATCTGATCCAATGTGTTCATGCTGCTGGCTTATATGTGGAAGAAGATATAGACAACATAGGAGTAAGTCATACTCTGTTCAGATGTAAAAAAAGGAAATAA
- a CDS encoding lipase family protein: protein MKKSALLNLILFFLSSSLLAQPEKEFNKEEARDMIALCNSFCFLELYGTDSTIIPKGYVKTYTSDVLGMDNIYQIYQKDNIAIINLRGSTSKKISWMENIYSAMIPAKGVIKIQNEKFKYVFAKNNNTAVHAGYALGVAFLHEDLLLQIKKLNKKGVYSFLLTGHSQGGALANMLLAYLENLPQNKLSSRNTFKCYSYAAPMIGNKTFTDEYNERFCKTNMSFNIVNPADLVPTLPLNYKESNSFSQGLKSLLLEDASLGEKFKDGIFLLFDKNLGSAVRKLSTSVVKQISKEVGALTMPPYVDDINYNKLGNRIEIFKSEYPRILKDSTILQNASLLAIYPKASNGHFVNKELYKKEPMVYQHKTYNYYTSFLLKFLPAEYELLEKKYLKENL from the coding sequence ATGAAAAAATCGGCGTTACTAAATCTTATACTGTTTTTTTTAAGCTCTTCTCTTTTAGCCCAACCTGAAAAGGAATTTAATAAAGAGGAAGCCAGGGATATGATAGCCTTATGCAACAGTTTCTGCTTTCTGGAATTATATGGTACAGACTCGACTATAATTCCGAAAGGATATGTAAAAACATATACTTCGGATGTATTAGGAATGGATAACATATATCAGATTTATCAAAAAGATAATATCGCTATCATTAACCTTCGCGGATCGACTTCAAAAAAAATAAGCTGGATGGAAAATATATATTCAGCAATGATTCCTGCCAAAGGAGTAATAAAAATTCAAAATGAAAAATTCAAATATGTCTTTGCTAAAAATAATAATACTGCCGTACACGCAGGCTATGCCCTGGGAGTAGCCTTTCTGCACGAAGATCTATTGCTGCAAATCAAAAAATTAAATAAAAAAGGGGTATACAGTTTTCTGCTTACAGGTCATAGTCAGGGAGGCGCACTTGCCAATATGCTACTTGCTTATCTTGAAAACCTTCCTCAAAATAAACTGTCTTCAAGAAACACCTTTAAATGTTACTCCTATGCAGCACCAATGATAGGAAATAAGACTTTTACAGACGAATACAATGAAAGATTTTGTAAAACCAACATGAGCTTCAACATTGTTAATCCTGCTGATTTAGTACCAACACTTCCCTTGAATTATAAAGAAAGTAATTCATTTTCACAAGGATTGAAATCTTTATTGCTTGAGGATGCAAGCCTAGGTGAAAAGTTTAAAGATGGTATTTTCTTGTTATTTGATAAAAACCTGGGAAGCGCTGTAAGAAAACTTAGTACATCGGTAGTGAAGCAGATATCAAAAGAAGTGGGCGCTTTAACCATGCCTCCGTATGTTGATGATATAAATTATAACAAGCTGGGCAATAGAATTGAAATTTTCAAATCAGAGTATCCAAGGATACTTAAAGATTCAACCATTCTTCAGAATGCCTCTCTCCTTGCCATTTACCCCAAAGCTTCTAACGGTCATTTTGTAAACAAGGAACTTTATAAAAAAGAGCCTATGGTTTATCAGCACAAGACTTATAACTATTATACATCCTTCCTCCTGAAATTCTTGCCGGCTGAATACGAATTACTCGAAAAAAAATATCTGAAGGAAAATCTATAA